In the Heteronotia binoei isolate CCM8104 ecotype False Entrance Well chromosome 13, APGP_CSIRO_Hbin_v1, whole genome shotgun sequence genome, one interval contains:
- the ALKBH7 gene encoding alpha-ketoglutarate-dependent dioxygenase alkB homolog 7, mitochondrial has protein sequence MQRSPAGAAGLLRRRLEAAGLAVLRGFVGEGEEALLAGEVEPHLRRRPYQDQHWDGAIHRYRETEKLHWSQENQEILQRVRDVAFPPQVPQLAQVHVLDLDKTGYIKPHIDSIKFCGCTIAGLSLLSSSVMRLVSEQNPQDRLDLLLERRSLYILRGPARYEFTHEILKDEESFFDGQKVPRERRIAIICRNLPLPSS, from the exons ATGCAGCGGAGCCCGGCTGGGGCTGCGGGGCTGCTGCGGCGGCGGCTGGAGGCGGCGGGCTTGGCGGTGCTGCGGGGCTTCGTGGGCGAGGGCGAGGAGGCGCTGCTGGCCGGCGAGGTGGAGCCCCATTTGCGCCGCCGGCCCTACCAGGATCAGCACTGGGACGGG GCAATTCACAGATACCGTGAGACGGAAAAATTGCACTGGAGCCAGGAGAATCAGGAGATCTTGCAAAGGGTCCGGGACGTGGCGTTTCCTCCGCAAGTGCCGCAGCTCGCCCAGGTTCATGTTCTGGATTTGGATAAAACAGGCTACATAAAGCCCCACATAGACAGCATCAAG TTCTGTGGCTGCACCATCGCTGgcctctcccttctttcctcgAGCGTGATGCGCCTAGTCAGTGAGCAGAATCCGCAGGACCGGTTGGATCTGCTCTTGGAGCGTCGCTCCCTCTACATCCTCAG GGGACCGGCTCGCTATGAATTCACCCACGAGATCCTGAAAGATGAGGAGTCCTTTTTTGACGGCCAGAAGGTCCCTCGAGAACGAAGGATCGCCATCATCTGCCGGAACCTTCCTCTGCCGTCATCGTAG